A stretch of DNA from Temnothorax longispinosus isolate EJ_2023e chromosome 2, Tlon_JGU_v1, whole genome shotgun sequence:
ttgaaaaaaagaaataaataaatgtattctgCCTTACCTCCGAAACtcctaatttctttaaaaccgTATCGCAGACTGAAGTGTACTGGCAAATCAGGCCGACAGTGGACGTGGAGATTAAAACTGCTCCCAAAGCTTTCAAACTGTAGACAGCCAATTTGTAGACATAAGGCTTCAAGGATTCCTCCGGTATCTTAAAGCCCTCTAAGTAATAAGAATTGTTGTTTTGCGCAGGATTCGTGCTTGCAGTTGTTGCCTGTCTGGTCTCTCTGTTCGCATGATATACTGGCGAGACGATTCCCGCACATCCAACAGCAATCAGACAACTAATGATCACCGCGCGATACATCTTCTCTCACTTTGTAGAATATTGGACCTGCAAAAATTTTGTAGGAGCACTTTGAGATCTGTCCAAAagaagagataaataaatgtttaaaactcAATCACCGATCAGTTAtagctaaatatataaattgtaaataactgCAGCGCAACGttgttctttaattatttaatcgttaACTGTTTTAGTTATTGATTCAATTTCTGTGGAGAACACTTCGTACTTGCAAGACACTGCCTCTTTAACGATCCCGGGGTAATTTCCCTCGGCAAGACGTTGTAACTAAACGCGACAGCTTGCGTTCCGCCCTTATATAGTTTGCGTTTGTACCTGTACAAATGTAACTTTACTGATATTTTGTCTGTCCATTTGCTAATGGTATGACTCTCGCATCTAAAACAATGCATTCTGTACCTTAACAATATCTTGCCCAATTGTCTTGCGTATCGTACTTATCGGTATATCTATGCATTGACATTTCTAGATAAACATATGGCACTTGCATCAGGCGCATTGTTTTACACTGAAACAGCATCGTTATGGCTAAACCAATTAGCGACATTTCAGAATACTTTACAATATTGCGCAATTACTTAATACGCAACTTTGCCTCTTACCattgaaaataacatattGATTATGGCAAATTTAAAGCAGACGTTATTGGCAGatccataaatttattatgagTCATTGACGCAACGAAAGCTTAAACGGATGTAAGCTATGAAGATGTACATCGCCATCGGAAAACGTGTGATAATTAACATTAGATTTTTCAATGGATGacgaggaaaaatatattttggacGGGAAATCACATGTTTCACGCGAAAAGAGATACGGAGATACGCCGTCGTTCATAAATCACTGTGTTATCTGATTAAAGATAGATCTTTACacgattttattacaaaaaacgtcgctgtacaaaaatacatatgaaTCTTTAACGAATATTCACATTGTGtacatatgaaaataaatttctgcgCTCCATAACTTATCGTCAACGCATCACAGTTTGATTTCATTTGCATTCATTCATAGTCAGTCCTCCTGCACTTGTACACGCAGCTGTTCAATTTCATCTTCGTTACTCACAGAGCGATTTAAGAAAttcgtctttttctttttggtGTGTTTCGTATTCTTGTCAAAATGGGAACGTTTTCGTCTGTTTTGTTCCAATTCCTTTTCCATTTTATCTAATAGCAAGTCGTTATGGGCGAGTGTGCTTGGCTCAACGTCTCCCGCAAC
This window harbors:
- the LOC139808012 gene encoding uncharacterized protein is translated as MYRAVIISCLIAVGCAGIVSPVYHANRETRQATTASTNPAQNNNSYYLEGFKIPEESLKPYVYKLAVYSLKALGAVLISTSTVGLICQYTSVCDTVLKKLGVSEQSGGRRRRMVHSYSPNEYPYLNELTEILMRAMDNYALANVKQKREVGQ